The DNA sequence GCGGCCATTGCCTGCGGCCGCGAACCGGTTGTGGTGGCCGCTGCCGCACCTGGCGGCAAGTAAGGCGCGTGGCGCGAGGCGCCTTATGCGCTCAACGGATATCGATGCGCCCATCGCTTCGTTCACAGCGGGTCGGTGGCTGGCTAGTATGGGGCTTCTCTTCGATCTTGCCCCAGGTATGTCCATGAACGAACCCTACATCTATCAGGAACTCGGCAACCTCTCCCTGGAACCCCTGCAACCGGGTGAACGCAAGCTCATCGGTGCCATTTTCTTGTTCGGCCTGGCCTTGCTGGGTGCGCTGTATTTCCTGCAACGCTGGCTGCCCTTGGGCAGTTGAGCTGTACAGAGCGCACCGGTTCAGGGCTGGCGGCAGTCGCTCAGCATCTCTGCCTGGGAGATATTGCTGCCCGGCGGCACGCTGTGTGTGAGCCAGACGTTGCCGCCGATGACTGAGCCCTGGCCGATGGTGATGCGGCCCAGCAGGGTTGCTCCGGCATAGACCACCACGTCATCCTCGACGATGGGATGGCGCGCAATTCCCTTGACCAATGAACCGTCCGGCTCCTGCGGGAAGCGTTTGGCGCCCAGCGTCACGGCCTGGTACAGGCGCACGTTGCGGCCGATGATGGTGGTTTCGCCGATCACCACGCCGGTGCCGTGGTCGATGAAGAAGCTGGGACCGATCTGCGCGGCCGGGTGGATGTCGATGCCGGTGGCCGAATGGGCGATGTCGGCGATCAGGCGCGCCAGCAGCGGCGCTCCCAGCTGGTGCAGAGCGTGCGCCAGGCGGTGGTAGATGATGGCGGTAGTGCCGGGGTAGCACAGCAGGATTTCCGAAATGCTGGAGGCAGCGGGGTCGCCGTGATAGGCGGCCTGGATGTCGCTGACCAGAATGTCGCGCACGGCGGGCAACTGATGCGCGAAGTCGCGCGTGATCACCGTGGCGCGCTCGCGCAGCAGGGCATCTTCATGTATTTCGCTGCTGAAATAGAGGCTGCGGCGTACCTGCTCGCGCAGGATGGCCAGCGCCGCATTCAACTGGCTTCCAACGAAATAATCGATGGTCTCATCGGATAAATCGGTATGCCCATAATGCGTGGGGAACAGTGCTGCCTGCAGGTGGTGCAAGAGCTTTTGCATGGCTTCACGCGAGGGCAATTCGCGGATCTCGCCACGGTAGCGGATCTTGTTGGTCACTTCGCGCGAGGTGCGCAGCCCGGCCACGACCGTAGACAGGCCCAGCCCGGCTGATTCGGCCAGGGCATTTAATTCGGGGGTGTGAGAGGTATCCATGCCCAAATGCTATCAAAAATGCACGCGGGGCGCCGGCGGGGCAACTGGGCGGGATGCGAATCGAGGAGAAAACCGGTAGAGCGATTCGCGGCGCCCAGTTCTATCTGAAAAGTGGCGCCGCAGTTGAATTGCTCTGGGAAAGTACTTTAACGGTCATTTCCAGCCGATGCAAACGATCTTTCTGCATATCCATATGCGGCCATTTGATCTGCCGCAAAGCCTTGTCGGATGCCGCTTTGCGGGCAGTGGTGCAGGCCTGATGGCCAATCCACTCAGGAAATTCCTGATGGTTTTGGCGCGCGCCTCAGGAAGCTCCCGATAGGGCTGGTGCCAGCCTACGGGTAAAGTTCGCTCATACCGGCTGCACCGCGATCTAGCGCCCCAGGGGCGAGGTTCAGGCGCCGCAGCCGTCCCGTTTCATGGATTACCGGGAAGCCCTGAGGGGGGCTTACTTTTGGGCGCGCTTCCGCGAGGATGTGCGCCTTTTTTTTGTTTGTGATGCAATACGCCCTGATTCGATTGATTGATAGATTGCTTGCGAGAAGGGAAATCCATGTACAGGTTCAGATGGAGCTCGACCACCTCGGCGAGGCTGTCGTTGCTGTCTCTGCTGATGCTGGCTGCTGGGGCTGCGCTGGCCCAGGTGCCGCCTCTCACGATGCCAGTGCAGTCGGTACCGGCGGCGCCCACGCCGGTGGCTAGCGACATCACCCGCAGTTGCGCCGCCGGCAGCGGTTGCGTGCTGACTTGCCTGAACATGGCGGCCGAGATAGTGTTGACCGAATCGGCCACGCGAGCGGTGCGCATCATTTCACTGTCCAACGGCAACAGTGAATTCCGCATGGACAATGGCAATGCCGGTATCAACGTGGTCCTGGTCTCGCACGACAACCTGATGTGCAAGCTCACCGGGGGGATCTGATCCACGCGGCGCCGGGGCTTCAGTTGCCCAGCAGTTTTTCCCGTACCGATTCTTCTTCGGCATGAGTGGCGCTGGCGCGTGCCAGGTCCGACAGCGATAGCACGCCCACCAGTTGCTGCTTTTCAGGTCCGGCCACCACCGGCAGTCGCGCCACTGCCCGTTGTGCCATCGCCCCGGCGGCTGCGCGCGCGCTCAGGTGCGGCAGCAGGTAACCACTATCGGGCTCCAGCAGGGAGCCGCAATCGGTGGCCGGATCGGCTTGCCGCAGTCGGCGCAAGGCCACCATGCCCACCAGCCGGCCCTGTGCGGTGACCGGGTAATAGCGATGTACCTGTGCGCCGGTACGACACTGCTCCAGCGCCTGGCTTGCGGGTAGTGCTGCTTCCAGAGCTTGCGGCACCGACATCAGGTCGTCCACGTGGACCCGCTCCAGCGGATCGACGCCGTATTCGCGGTGCACGTGCAAGCCGCGCCGGGCGATTTTCTCGGTCATGATGGAACGCTTCATCCACAGCACGTTCACGCCATAGGCCACGGCGGTGGTCGCAATCAGTGGCAGCAGGGCATTGCCCGCGTGGGTCAGGCCGAAGGCGAACACGATGGCCGTCAACGGCGCCCCCAGCACACTGCCCAGCACCCCGGCCATGCAGACCAGTGGCCACAATGTCGGCGAGCCTCCCGGTAGCCAGGGAGAAAGCACCAGCCCCAGTCCTGCCCCCATCATCAATAAGGGGGCCAGCACCCCGCCCGAGGTTCCCGAGCCCAGTGCCAGCAGCCAGATCACTGCCTTCACCAGCAGCAGTACCAGCGCGGCCGACACCAGCATGTGCTGGTTGAGCAGGTCGGCAATGACGTCATAGCCCACTCCCAGCGCACGTGGCTGCAGCAGCCCGCCCAGGCCGACGGCAATGCCGCCCAGGGCCGGCCACCACATCCAGTGCAGGGGCAGGCGATGAAAGCCGTCTTCGATGCGGTACAGCGCCAGCGTCAGCAGCGCCGCCAGTACGCCGCTGGCCAGGCCCGCCAGCAGGCAGGAGAGCAGGGCCAGCGGCGCCACCGGGGCGACCTGCAGTGGAAACAGTACGCCGGCATCGATCATCCAGGGCCGCAGGAAACCTGCCACGGCACAGGCCAGCGCCACCGGTAGCAGGCTGCGCGGACGCAATTCGAACAGCAGCAATTCCACCGCCAGCAGCACTGCCGCCAGGGGCGTGCCGAAGATGGCGGTCATGCCGGCGCAGGCACCCGAAACCAGCAGGGTCTTGCGCTCGGCCGCGGTCAGGTGCAGCCATTGCGCCAGCAGCGAACCCAGCGAACCGCCGGTCATGATGATTGGACCTTCCGCGCCGAACGGGCCGCCACTGCCGATGACGATGCCCGAGGACAAGGGTTTCAACAGCGCCACCTTGGGCGACATGCGACTCTTGCCGAAGAGGATGGCTTCGATTGCTTCGGGAATGCCATGGCCGCGGATCTTGTCGCTGCCGTAGCGTGCCATCAGGCCGACGATCAGACCACCTGCCACCGGCAGCACGGCGGCGATCCAGCCCAGCGTATGGCTGGCCGGTGAACTGGCAGCAAAGGACAGGCGCTGGAAGTAGAACAGGTTGGTAAACAGCGCAATCAGTTTGATCAGCAGCCAGGCCGCACCCGTGGAGAGCACGCCGATGACCACGGCAATGGCGCACAGCAGGGGGAGCCGTCGGTCGGCGGTGTAGTCGCGTTTGTGTTTCATGGAAAAACCAGGTGGAGGGCCGTGCTCGTGGTGAGGCGAGGAGAAGAGGTCGGCCAGGGTAAAGGGATAAAGGATTAATATATCATAATATGATATAAATGTAGGAATTTGGATGAGCGGCGCCTATCAGTCCTGTTCTGACTTATCCGCTTTTCTTCTATGCACTGGCGGAATGATTCGTTCGCAGTTCAGGCGGGGATGGCTACTCTGGTTTGCCTGAAGCAGTTACCTGAACAATGAACGTGGAGCACACATGCCGCAGCAAGAAGACCAACGCAGCCGGGCCATCGCCGTGGTGGAACACAACAGCAAACGCCGCCGCCTGCTCGCCACCGGCCTTGCGCTGGGGACCGCAGCAACCCTCGCCACCCTGGCACCACGCCCGGCACGCGCTGCCAGCCGCCAGTTGCGCGTGGGGTACCAGAAGGGGGCGTTAAGCATCATTCGCGCCCATGGCACTCTGGAGCAGCGCCTGGCGCCGCTGGGGGCGAGCGTGAAGTGGGTGGAATTCAGCGCCGGGCCGGTGCAGCTAGAAGCGCTGGGTGCCGGGTCGATCGACTTCGGCGACGTCGGGGAAGCACCACCGATCTTTGCACAGGCGGCCGGCACGCCGCTGGTCTATGTCGGTGCCACGGTGCCGCGCCCTTATGTGGAAGCGGTGCTGGTCAAGGATGACAGTCTGTTCAAGCCTGAGCAGCTCAAGGGCAAGCGCATTGCACTCAACAAGGGTTCCAACGTGCATTACTTCCTGGTCAAGCTGCTGCAAAAGCATGGCCTGCAGTATGGCGACGTCACCCCGGTATGGCTGGCCCCAGCCGATGCCCGTGCCGCCTTCGAGCGCGGCTCGGTGGATGCCTGGGCGATCTGGGAACCCTATCTGGCCGCGGCTCAGCAGACCCTGAAGGCGCGTATCCTGGCCGATGCCGATGGGGTGGTGAAGAACCGTGCCTATTATTTTTCGACGCGTGACTATGCGCGTGATAACGCCGACCTCATTCGTATCGCACTGGAAGAGCTGGCCAAGGTGGATGAGTTCGCCAAGACTCGTCCGGACGATTACGCCAATGAACTGGCCGGCATCCTGGGCCTGCCCAAGAGCGTGCTGGATGTGGTGGTGCGACGCTATCACTACGGTACGCTGCCCATCACCCAGGCCATCCTGGATGAGCAACAGCAGATTGCCGATACCTTCCTCGACCTGAAGCTCATTCCCAGGAAGATCAACCTGCGTGAAACGGCGCCGCCCTGGCTGGCCTGACGTTATGGCTCGAAATTGACGGGAGCTGGCCCACGACTTGAATTGCTGGGCGGGCTATTACATCGCGTTCAGGAGTTGCAACTCAAGTCGCTTGATACCTTGGATCAGGTTTGAAAAACTTGATGAGCGAGTGTTGTCCAGGTCCAGATAATATCCGAGGTTTCTTGATCCTCCGACTTTTTGGTATTTGCCCCGTGTCAGCTCATGCAACTCCATGCTGGGTGACCCGAGTCTGTCAGGTTCCCGATATTTTGCATTTCCTTGAAGCTTGCGCAGTCCTTGAATGTCTAGGGCTGACTCGACTGCACCCAGATCCGCTAGATAAAAGCTCTCTAACTCACGACACGCTATCCGCACGAGAGAGACATTCCCTTTGCCAGCGGCGATACACTTTGTCACGAGTGTGTCTTTCAATGCCTTGCAATCTGCATGGCTGTCCTGGTCTCGCATGATCAGAAAGCGTGCATCAGGATTGAGATATCCGCGAAGCTTTCGCTCCAGTTGCTTTTCCAGATCTTGCTTGCCTTCGAATGGGATAAGCCGATGACGAACCAAGGGATTCAAGATTCTGGGCAGT is a window from the Herbaspirillum rubrisubalbicans genome containing:
- the epsC gene encoding serine O-acetyltransferase EpsC; translation: MDTSHTPELNALAESAGLGLSTVVAGLRTSREVTNKIRYRGEIRELPSREAMQKLLHHLQAALFPTHYGHTDLSDETIDYFVGSQLNAALAILREQVRRSLYFSSEIHEDALLRERATVITRDFAHQLPAVRDILVSDIQAAYHGDPAASSISEILLCYPGTTAIIYHRLAHALHQLGAPLLARLIADIAHSATGIDIHPAAQIGPSFFIDHGTGVVIGETTIIGRNVRLYQAVTLGAKRFPQEPDGSLVKGIARHPIVEDDVVVYAGATLLGRITIGQGSVIGGNVWLTHSVPPGSNISQAEMLSDCRQP
- a CDS encoding sulfonate ABC transporter substrate-binding protein, with the protein product MPQQEDQRSRAIAVVEHNSKRRRLLATGLALGTAATLATLAPRPARAASRQLRVGYQKGALSIIRAHGTLEQRLAPLGASVKWVEFSAGPVQLEALGAGSIDFGDVGEAPPIFAQAAGTPLVYVGATVPRPYVEAVLVKDDSLFKPEQLKGKRIALNKGSNVHYFLVKLLQKHGLQYGDVTPVWLAPADARAAFERGSVDAWAIWEPYLAAAQQTLKARILADADGVVKNRAYYFSTRDYARDNADLIRIALEELAKVDEFAKTRPDDYANELAGILGLPKSVLDVVVRRYHYGTLPITQAILDEQQQIADTFLDLKLIPRKINLRETAPPWLA
- a CDS encoding DUF4276 family protein, which codes for MRPELVFLLEEPSAKAMLDTLLPRILNPLVRHRLIPFEGKQDLEKQLERKLRGYLNPDARFLIMRDQDSHADCKALKDTLVTKCIAAGKGNVSLVRIACRELESFYLADLGAVESALDIQGLRKLQGNAKYREPDRLGSPSMELHELTRGKYQKVGGSRNLGYYLDLDNTRSSSFSNLIQGIKRLELQLLNAM
- a CDS encoding chloride channel protein, whose translation is MKHKRDYTADRRLPLLCAIAVVIGVLSTGAAWLLIKLIALFTNLFYFQRLSFAASSPASHTLGWIAAVLPVAGGLIVGLMARYGSDKIRGHGIPEAIEAILFGKSRMSPKVALLKPLSSGIVIGSGGPFGAEGPIIMTGGSLGSLLAQWLHLTAAERKTLLVSGACAGMTAIFGTPLAAVLLAVELLLFELRPRSLLPVALACAVAGFLRPWMIDAGVLFPLQVAPVAPLALLSCLLAGLASGVLAALLTLALYRIEDGFHRLPLHWMWWPALGGIAVGLGGLLQPRALGVGYDVIADLLNQHMLVSAALVLLLVKAVIWLLALGSGTSGGVLAPLLMMGAGLGLVLSPWLPGGSPTLWPLVCMAGVLGSVLGAPLTAIVFAFGLTHAGNALLPLIATTAVAYGVNVLWMKRSIMTEKIARRGLHVHREYGVDPLERVHVDDLMSVPQALEAALPASQALEQCRTGAQVHRYYPVTAQGRLVGMVALRRLRQADPATDCGSLLEPDSGYLLPHLSARAAAGAMAQRAVARLPVVAGPEKQQLVGVLSLSDLARASATHAEEESVREKLLGN